In uncultured Cohaesibacter sp., a genomic segment contains:
- the mprF gene encoding bifunctional lysylphosphatidylglycerol flippase/synthetase MprF, which translates to MTINNPTEGTKHDLFALGRKAAPIILTLALFAFGIYALYHLLKPVKAADVIAQVHATPWGTLLAALAATAASYAALIGYDWAALKSLDKKVPLRSIAVGGFLGYSFGNTIGISVLSGGAVRYRVYSAFGLSLFEIASVSTFAALAFGFGITVIGLASLAIHPHALANVLPLAPGSLRLWAGIAAVAVTAFLVMLSLSGKSLRLGRFELSAPTPGILFSQLAFTLIDTSMAALTLYVLLPGLRPDFLTFLPIFAAASMTGVLSHVPGGVGVFETVIIAALPKGVPLDQVAAALLLYRLIYYLIPFGLALIFVAVNEARLAGGFITRLFGDVPDPLRPVLKAASGAAPTLIGLTAFGIGAYLVLIALMPSVRPEDIDPDDLLAAILLEGGVLLSAVLGVLLLILSQGLVRRISGAFWLTLVTLAVASGVSLLNKFDLESVALLLGTAAVLWPFRGSFHRSAKLTRSVLSPGWFALAGAIAVSAAAVFFFMHETTPYSTSLWIEFSEGANTSRALRAGLAGSTFLLFATVWLAIQPAVSHTKMPDRASLMKAEAIIARQNDPKSCLALTGDKELFFNDTEDAFLMYAVQGNTWVAYSDPIGPQEAIEPLVWSFWEEAYDNAAHPVMFEVSEAYLPLWIEMGYSLHKIGEEAVIRLQDFSLAGGHFKSMRAAHNRALKDGVELVINQPPHSAAFIETLRSISDAWLEDKVGGEKGFSLGRFSEAYLQHFAIATVRRDGQILAFANILRPGDGSHVSIDMMRYPPEVASGLMEFLFIELIEQSRAAGAEEFSLSLAPLSGIEARKGSRLWNRFGAIMYRHGRSFYNFEGLRAFKQKFHPEWQPRYVAVPPGVSPISALKDVTFLISGGAGKLLWK; encoded by the coding sequence TTGACCATCAACAATCCCACTGAAGGCACAAAACACGATCTGTTTGCGTTGGGGCGAAAGGCCGCCCCCATCATACTGACGCTGGCGCTCTTCGCGTTTGGCATATATGCGCTCTATCATCTGCTCAAGCCGGTCAAGGCTGCCGATGTGATTGCGCAGGTACATGCCACCCCATGGGGCACCCTGCTGGCGGCTCTGGCGGCCACCGCAGCCAGCTATGCCGCCCTCATCGGCTATGACTGGGCGGCGCTCAAATCCCTCGACAAGAAGGTGCCGCTGCGCTCGATTGCCGTGGGTGGCTTCCTTGGCTACAGTTTCGGCAACACCATCGGCATCAGTGTCCTTTCGGGTGGCGCGGTACGCTATCGGGTCTATTCGGCCTTTGGCCTCAGCCTGTTCGAAATCGCCAGCGTATCGACCTTTGCCGCGCTGGCCTTCGGTTTCGGCATCACGGTTATCGGGCTTGCGTCTCTGGCCATCCATCCCCATGCGCTCGCCAACGTCCTGCCGCTTGCGCCGGGCAGCCTCAGGCTCTGGGCGGGCATTGCCGCTGTTGCGGTCACGGCCTTCCTTGTCATGCTGTCGCTCAGCGGCAAGAGCCTGCGGCTCGGTCGCTTCGAATTGTCAGCGCCGACACCGGGCATTCTGTTCTCGCAGCTGGCCTTCACGCTGATCGACACCTCGATGGCGGCCTTGACGCTTTATGTACTGCTGCCTGGCCTCAGACCGGATTTTCTGACCTTCCTGCCGATTTTTGCCGCCGCCTCGATGACTGGTGTGCTCAGCCATGTGCCCGGCGGGGTCGGGGTTTTCGAAACGGTGATCATCGCCGCGCTGCCAAAGGGCGTACCGCTTGATCAGGTGGCTGCAGCGCTGCTGCTCTATCGCCTGATCTATTATCTCATCCCTTTCGGGTTGGCGCTGATCTTTGTGGCTGTCAACGAAGCCCGCCTTGCCGGTGGCTTCATCACCCGCCTGTTCGGCGATGTACCGGACCCTCTGCGCCCGGTCCTCAAGGCCGCGAGCGGCGCCGCCCCCACTCTTATCGGCCTGACAGCCTTCGGCATCGGGGCCTATCTGGTCCTGATCGCACTGATGCCTTCGGTACGGCCTGAGGACATCGATCCGGATGATCTTTTGGCGGCGATCCTGCTGGAGGGAGGTGTGCTGCTGTCTGCGGTGCTGGGCGTCTTACTGCTGATCCTCAGTCAGGGACTTGTCCGGCGGATCTCTGGCGCCTTCTGGCTGACCCTTGTCACGCTGGCGGTTGCCTCGGGCGTGTCGCTGCTCAACAAGTTCGATCTGGAAAGCGTGGCCTTGTTGCTCGGCACAGCCGCCGTGCTCTGGCCATTTCGCGGCAGCTTCCACCGCTCGGCCAAGCTCACGCGCAGTGTCCTCAGCCCTGGCTGGTTCGCGCTTGCGGGCGCCATCGCCGTCAGTGCTGCGGCGGTCTTCTTCTTCATGCATGAAACCACCCCCTACAGCACCAGCCTGTGGATCGAATTCTCCGAAGGGGCCAACACGTCACGCGCCCTGCGCGCCGGTCTTGCGGGCTCGACCTTCCTGTTATTTGCCACGGTCTGGCTGGCCATTCAGCCTGCTGTCTCGCACACCAAGATGCCGGATCGGGCCAGCCTGATGAAAGCGGAGGCGATCATTGCCCGGCAGAATGACCCCAAGAGCTGTCTGGCTCTGACCGGCGACAAGGAGCTGTTCTTCAACGACACGGAGGATGCCTTCCTGATGTATGCCGTGCAGGGCAACACGTGGGTCGCCTATTCAGACCCGATCGGGCCGCAAGAGGCCATCGAGCCGCTGGTCTGGTCCTTCTGGGAAGAAGCCTATGACAATGCCGCTCACCCGGTGATGTTCGAGGTCAGCGAGGCCTATCTGCCGCTCTGGATCGAGATGGGCTATTCCCTGCACAAGATCGGCGAGGAAGCTGTGATCCGTCTGCAGGACTTCTCGCTTGCCGGGGGGCATTTCAAGTCAATGCGGGCCGCCCATAACAGGGCACTGAAGGACGGAGTGGAACTGGTCATCAATCAGCCGCCACACAGCGCAGCCTTCATCGAGACGCTGCGGTCCATTTCCGATGCCTGGCTGGAAGACAAGGTTGGCGGCGAGAAAGGCTTTTCACTCGGACGGTTCAGCGAAGCCTATCTGCAGCATTTTGCCATTGCCACCGTCCGACGAGACGGGCAGATTCTGGCCTTTGCCAACATTCTCCGACCGGGCGATGGCTCGCATGTCTCGATCGACATGATGCGCTATCCGCCTGAAGTGGCGAGCGGCCTGATGGAATTCCTGTTCATCGAGCTGATCGAGCAGTCCCGCGCTGCCGGAGCGGAGGAATTCAGCCTGAGCCTCGCCCCACTGTCGGGTATCGAGGCGCGCAAGGGAAGCCGCCTCTGGAACCGGTTCGGCGCCATCATGTACCGTCACGGCCGGTCCTTCTACAATTTCGAGGGACTGCGGGCCTTCAAGCAGAAGTTCCATCCCGAATGGCAGCCGCGCTATGTCGCCGTGCCACCGGGTGTCTCCCCGATTTCGGCCCTCAAGGACGTGACCTTCCTTATTTCGGGCGGCGCTGGCAAACTGCTCTGGAAGTGA
- a CDS encoding ArsB/NhaD family transporter has product MLVATVILVAAYFFIITEKINRAIVSLLGAGLLVLLGVLNFELVVQGIDFNTIFLLTGMMVIVAITKESGVFQFVAIYTAKLVKANPRLLLIALAVVTALFSALLDNVTTVLLVVPVTLLLTDQLKLRAYPFLFSQIFASNIGGTATLIGDPPNILIGSAVGLSFMDFVEWVSPIAIIVLVVCLFIFDFVWGRKMTAAEEDKQAMMQYNAFEAIEDKVLLTKSLITLALVLFGFIYGHGQGWEPGTIALTGAAFLLLLHTFGGKPEEQSHAVHSAFNQVEWETIFFFLGLFVLVSGVEHTGLLKIIAGKLLGITGTNVELAGMIVLYASAVLSSIVDNIPFVATMIPLLKAMQTDLGGPQAIEPLWWCLSLGACLGGNGTLIGASANVMVASFSERAGQRISFMQFLKLSFPLMMLTTIISSLFAYIVYF; this is encoded by the coding sequence ATGCTTGTGGCGACTGTTATTCTCGTTGCAGCCTACTTCTTCATCATCACGGAAAAGATCAACCGGGCGATTGTCTCCCTGCTGGGTGCTGGTCTGCTCGTTCTGCTCGGTGTCCTGAATTTTGAACTTGTCGTTCAGGGGATCGACTTCAATACGATCTTCCTGCTGACGGGCATGATGGTCATCGTTGCCATCACCAAGGAATCCGGCGTCTTCCAGTTTGTGGCGATCTACACCGCCAAACTGGTCAAGGCCAATCCGCGGCTCCTGCTCATTGCCCTGGCCGTTGTGACTGCACTCTTCTCCGCCCTGCTTGATAACGTGACCACGGTGCTGCTTGTGGTTCCGGTTACCCTGCTGTTGACAGACCAGCTCAAGCTCCGGGCCTATCCCTTCCTCTTCTCACAGATCTTTGCCTCCAACATCGGTGGCACGGCAACGCTCATCGGTGATCCGCCGAACATCCTGATCGGCTCTGCCGTCGGACTGAGCTTCATGGACTTCGTCGAGTGGGTCAGTCCCATCGCGATCATCGTGCTGGTGGTCTGCCTGTTCATTTTCGACTTCGTCTGGGGGCGCAAGATGACGGCGGCTGAGGAAGACAAGCAGGCGATGATGCAATATAACGCCTTCGAGGCGATCGAGGACAAGGTCCTGCTGACCAAGTCACTGATCACTCTGGCCCTCGTGCTGTTTGGCTTCATCTATGGTCATGGTCAGGGCTGGGAGCCGGGCACCATCGCTCTCACTGGCGCGGCCTTCCTTTTGCTGTTGCATACCTTTGGTGGCAAGCCAGAAGAGCAGTCGCATGCGGTTCATTCCGCCTTCAATCAGGTGGAATGGGAAACGATCTTCTTCTTCCTTGGCCTGTTCGTGCTGGTTTCCGGCGTCGAGCATACCGGCCTTCTGAAGATCATCGCCGGCAAGCTTCTGGGTATCACGGGCACCAACGTCGAACTGGCTGGCATGATCGTGCTCTACGCTTCTGCCGTGCTGTCGTCCATCGTCGACAACATCCCGTTTGTTGCCACCATGATCCCGCTCTTGAAGGCCATGCAGACCGATCTCGGCGGCCCTCAGGCCATCGAGCCCCTGTGGTGGTGTCTGTCTCTGGGCGCCTGTCTTGGCGGTAACGGCACCCTCATCGGCGCCAGTGCCAACGTCATGGTTGCCAGCTTCTCCGAGCGGGCCGGACAGCGGATCTCCTTCATGCAGTTCCTCAAGCTGTCTTTCCCGTTGATGATGCTGACAACGATCATTTCCTCGCTCTTCGCCTACATTGTCTATTTCTGA
- a CDS encoding CBS domain-containing protein, whose product MIDKVISLTPDLTIEEALGILEAERIRTAPVLSKDNILLGMFGFMSVMKKVLPVSVTMADGLEHLDFARGAKPDIANRLKDLKAKTVDCAMDEKPIVLSPDLSVWEGILKLTKYGSPLPVVESQTNKFLGILTEQSAITELEQITSGSS is encoded by the coding sequence ATGATCGATAAGGTGATCAGCCTGACCCCGGATCTCACGATCGAGGAAGCCCTTGGCATTCTTGAGGCCGAGCGGATCAGAACTGCTCCCGTCCTTTCCAAAGACAATATACTCCTGGGCATGTTTGGCTTCATGTCCGTTATGAAGAAGGTGCTACCCGTTTCTGTCACGATGGCCGATGGTCTGGAACATCTTGACTTCGCCCGCGGCGCCAAACCTGACATTGCCAACCGCCTCAAGGACCTCAAGGCCAAGACGGTGGACTGCGCGATGGACGAAAAGCCAATCGTTCTCAGCCCGGACCTGTCGGTGTGGGAGGGAATCCTCAAGCTGACCAAATACGGCAGCCCTTTGCCGGTCGTCGAGAGCCAGACAAACAAGTTCCTCGGCATTCTGACGGAACAATCCGCCATTACCGAACTGGAACAGATCACGTCCGGTTCTTCCTGA
- a CDS encoding DUF6653 family protein: MKFAEFSEKLMGMSPDVWDRHANKWSGWSRVSALPLIALAVWSRIYIDAWAVVPLALALLWLWINPRLFSAPDDTNNWMTKGVFGERVWLNRKERPIPSHHVKAGFILNALSGLAAIPYIYGLIWLDAWATVLGTLLIMLTKLWFLDRMVWLYEDMSPRFADYAAWMKVKN, from the coding sequence ATGAAATTTGCCGAATTTTCTGAAAAACTGATGGGGATGTCACCCGATGTCTGGGACCGCCATGCGAACAAATGGAGCGGCTGGAGTCGCGTCTCGGCTCTTCCTCTAATCGCGCTAGCGGTTTGGAGCCGCATCTATATTGATGCCTGGGCTGTCGTTCCGCTCGCGTTGGCTCTATTGTGGCTCTGGATCAATCCACGCCTGTTTTCAGCGCCGGATGATACGAATAACTGGATGACCAAGGGCGTATTTGGGGAACGCGTATGGTTGAACCGGAAAGAAAGGCCCATACCATCCCATCATGTTAAGGCGGGGTTCATTCTCAACGCTCTGTCCGGTCTTGCTGCGATTCCCTATATCTATGGCCTCATCTGGCTGGATGCCTGGGCGACAGTTTTGGGAACGCTCCTTATAATGCTGACAAAACTTTGGTTTCTTGATCGAATGGTGTGGCTCTATGAAGATATGAGCCCTCGATTTGCTGATTATGCGGCTTGGATGAAGGTAAAAAACTAG
- a CDS encoding alpha-amylase family glycosyl hydrolase — MRIIMTRYPKDDLAALMKAVLAFGRRLRSERTSTRVTSSAASMLNTLYMRGPMPARQLAIEERLQPQSLTRIVKRLEEDGLILRTRSEKDQRELIIALTRAGTSELDADLVERRQWLEQVVSEVLSEGDRALLADVARILLQLAFHETVTTTGGTDMPNWVQYAIFWHIYPLGFVGAPATSDESDVVHHRLDHIVDWLDYAVELGVSALLLGPIFASSSHGYDTIDHFRIDPRLGDEADFDRLVAAANQRGLRIILDGVFNHVGRRFPRFIEAEQKGRSSEAARWFRPIEKGGSAYSTTWDTFEGHHGLITLNHDNPEVCDYVIDVMTHWMERGVSGWRLDAAYATPTSFWEQVLPPVRHSFPEAYIFGEVIHGDYAGFVKETGIDAVTQYELWKAIWSTLNDNNFFELAWALDRHNRLLEQFVPLTFIGNHDVTRIASQLDDLRHLPHALALLLLMGGTPCIYYGDEQAFRGIKEEREGGDDAIRPAFPERSSSLLADGWPVYRLHQDLIGLRRRNPWLFRARSETLHLENRQTVIKLSADGNRLIIALNVADDDVQLPAGDACSLVLGKGILVKNGDRATVSLNPHGWCVLSS; from the coding sequence ATGCGTATCATTATGACAAGATACCCAAAAGATGACCTCGCTGCACTGATGAAAGCCGTGTTGGCGTTTGGGCGCAGGCTTCGCTCCGAACGCACATCCACTCGCGTCACGTCATCTGCGGCAAGCATGCTTAATACCTTATATATGCGTGGCCCCATGCCGGCGAGGCAGCTGGCAATTGAGGAGCGTCTGCAGCCTCAGTCTTTGACCAGAATTGTCAAGCGTTTAGAAGAAGATGGCCTGATCCTTCGCACACGAAGCGAGAAGGATCAGCGCGAGTTGATCATTGCCCTGACCAGGGCAGGAACAAGTGAACTGGATGCAGACCTTGTGGAACGTCGGCAATGGTTGGAGCAGGTCGTTTCAGAGGTCCTTAGCGAAGGTGATCGGGCCTTGTTGGCTGATGTTGCCAGAATATTGCTCCAGCTCGCCTTCCACGAGACAGTTACAACAACAGGAGGAACAGATATGCCAAACTGGGTTCAATATGCCATTTTTTGGCATATTTATCCGCTGGGCTTTGTTGGGGCTCCCGCGACTTCCGACGAGAGTGATGTCGTGCATCACCGGTTGGATCATATTGTCGATTGGCTAGACTACGCAGTGGAGCTTGGGGTCTCAGCGCTATTGCTGGGCCCAATCTTTGCGTCATCCTCTCATGGATATGATACGATCGATCATTTCCGCATTGATCCGCGTCTCGGTGACGAGGCCGACTTTGACAGGCTCGTAGCTGCTGCTAATCAGCGTGGTCTGCGGATCATTCTTGACGGGGTGTTCAACCATGTCGGCAGACGCTTCCCAAGATTCATCGAAGCAGAGCAGAAGGGAAGAAGTTCAGAGGCCGCTCGCTGGTTCCGCCCCATTGAGAAAGGCGGCTCGGCATACAGCACCACCTGGGACACGTTTGAAGGCCATCACGGCCTGATCACGCTTAATCATGACAATCCCGAGGTGTGTGATTATGTCATTGACGTCATGACACACTGGATGGAGCGTGGCGTATCAGGCTGGCGGCTGGATGCTGCCTATGCAACGCCAACGTCCTTCTGGGAGCAGGTCTTGCCGCCGGTCCGCCACTCTTTCCCCGAGGCTTATATTTTCGGAGAGGTGATTCATGGGGATTACGCCGGGTTCGTCAAGGAGACGGGCATTGATGCCGTCACGCAATATGAACTTTGGAAGGCCATTTGGAGCACGCTGAACGATAACAACTTCTTCGAGCTTGCGTGGGCGCTTGATCGTCACAACCGCCTTCTGGAACAATTCGTTCCTCTCACATTCATTGGCAATCATGATGTGACACGTATAGCGAGCCAACTGGATGATCTTAGGCATTTGCCTCACGCCCTGGCTTTGCTTCTTCTGATGGGAGGCACTCCTTGTATATACTATGGCGACGAACAGGCCTTTCGGGGCATCAAGGAAGAGAGAGAAGGGGGCGACGATGCAATCCGCCCCGCATTCCCGGAACGCAGCAGTTCATTACTCGCTGACGGCTGGCCGGTTTATCGTCTACATCAAGATCTGATCGGTCTGCGCCGCAGAAACCCGTGGCTCTTCCGTGCCAGAAGTGAAACACTGCATCTTGAGAACAGGCAAACAGTTATCAAGCTTAGTGCTGATGGTAACCGCCTGATAATTGCTCTCAATGTCGCAGACGACGATGTTCAACTTCCCGCCGGGGATGCCTGCAGCCTTGTGTTGGGAAAGGGAATTCTGGTCAAAAATGGTGATCGTGCAACGGTATCTCTGAACCCTCACGGGTGGTGTGTGCTGTCTTCTTGA
- a CDS encoding DUF1203 domain-containing protein, with translation MTYRVKGLDPQQFQQYYGLSDLELCELGIVRYTVDTCPGFPDRIAMREIEMGEKALLLNFEHLPVASPYRSRHAIFVQEGAEVAYDEIGHLPEVMKNRLLALRGFDSKGFILDADIAEGQQVEPLIKRLFENKAVAYIHAHNARRGCYAGLIERV, from the coding sequence ATGACCTATCGCGTCAAGGGCTTGGACCCTCAGCAATTCCAACAGTATTATGGCCTTTCAGATCTCGAGCTGTGTGAGCTTGGTATCGTCCGATACACGGTCGATACTTGTCCCGGCTTTCCGGATCGCATCGCAATGCGAGAAATCGAAATGGGTGAAAAGGCCCTCTTGTTGAACTTCGAGCATCTGCCCGTTGCTTCTCCTTATAGATCTCGGCACGCTATTTTTGTGCAGGAAGGCGCCGAGGTTGCCTATGATGAAATCGGCCATTTGCCTGAAGTTATGAAAAATCGGCTTCTTGCTCTGCGCGGCTTCGACAGCAAGGGTTTCATCCTTGATGCCGACATCGCTGAAGGACAGCAGGTCGAGCCTTTGATCAAGCGGCTATTTGAAAATAAGGCAGTTGCCTATATTCATGCGCACAATGCCAGACGAGGGTGCTACGCTGGCCTCATCGAGCGGGTGTGA
- a CDS encoding SDR family oxidoreductase has protein sequence MSEFNFNAPKMFDLGGRVALVTGAGSGIGQHIAIGLAQCGADVACLDRREDDGLAKTVDAIAAAGKKAIAITADVTRKDSLIEAVAKTEAELGALAIAVNSAGIANANPAEEMSEEQFQTLMDINLKGVFLSCQAEANAMLKHGKGAIVNIASMSGVIVNRGLMQVHYNASKAGVIHLTKSMAMEWVEGGLRVNAISPGYTATPMNTRPEMVHQTKEFEDQTPMHRMASVKEMVGPAIFLASDASSYCTGVNLLVDGGFCCW, from the coding sequence ATGTCCGAATTCAATTTCAATGCGCCAAAAATGTTTGACCTTGGCGGTCGTGTTGCCTTGGTTACCGGGGCGGGTAGCGGTATTGGGCAGCATATTGCCATCGGGCTGGCTCAGTGCGGGGCAGATGTTGCCTGTCTGGACCGCCGCGAAGATGATGGTCTTGCCAAAACGGTCGACGCCATTGCCGCAGCGGGCAAAAAGGCAATCGCCATCACGGCCGACGTAACCCGCAAGGACTCCCTCATCGAAGCCGTTGCCAAAACGGAAGCTGAGCTCGGGGCCCTGGCGATTGCAGTGAACTCCGCAGGCATCGCAAACGCCAATCCGGCAGAAGAAATGAGTGAAGAGCAGTTTCAGACCCTGATGGACATCAACCTCAAAGGGGTGTTCCTGTCCTGTCAGGCCGAGGCCAACGCAATGCTCAAACATGGCAAGGGCGCCATTGTCAATATCGCCTCCATGTCTGGCGTGATCGTCAACCGTGGCCTGATGCAGGTGCATTACAACGCCTCCAAGGCAGGCGTCATTCATCTGACCAAGAGCATGGCAATGGAATGGGTCGAGGGTGGTCTGCGCGTGAATGCCATCAGCCCGGGCTACACGGCAACGCCAATGAATACCCGCCCTGAAATGGTGCATCAGACCAAAGAATTCGAAGATCAGACACCTATGCATCGCATGGCCAGCGTGAAAGAAATGGTTGGTCCGGCCATCTTCCTTGCCAGTGACGCTTCTTCTTATTGCACAGGTGTCAACCTGCTGGTGGATGGCGGTTTCTGCTGCTGGTAA
- a CDS encoding sugar ABC transporter ATP-binding protein: MAEVKSPILSLRQIKKSYGSLQILHGIDLDIHEGEVVALLGENGAGKSTVSNIICGTIRPSSGTMTWQGADYAPANPREAIDSGLGLIHQELRLLPHLTIAENVFVGRWPKSRGQVDRKTMERKAQEQLERLGLDLPANRKVEGLSTANQQLVEIAKALTLNARLLILDEPTAALGDAETELLFKQIARLKADGVGIIYISHRLEEIRRIADRIVVMRDGAKVQEFDKGDVPVRTIVESMVGRELGRMFPHFPPVGEEVSFEVKDLTSALGAFHDVSFKVYKGEVFGIAGLVGAGRTELVRAITGADPIATGHVYLDGKDVTPRSPSQSVRNGIVLVPEDRKLQGLVLEHSISENIGYANLKAVAPGKWVSKKVLDSFANENIRRFGVKGQGHQNADEMSGGNQQKVVLAKWLATDPKVVVLDEPTRGIDVGARSSIYDIIVELAEKGICVIVVSSDLEEVLGVSNRILVMSDGRQAGILDRAEANDVSVMELATS, from the coding sequence ATGGCTGAGGTCAAATCTCCAATTCTTTCTCTTCGTCAAATCAAGAAGAGTTATGGATCCTTGCAGATTCTGCACGGTATCGATCTTGATATCCATGAGGGGGAAGTGGTTGCACTACTGGGTGAGAATGGAGCCGGCAAATCGACGGTATCCAACATCATCTGTGGAACCATCCGGCCGAGTTCGGGCACAATGACATGGCAGGGCGCGGACTACGCGCCCGCCAATCCAAGGGAAGCGATCGATTCCGGTCTTGGCCTGATCCATCAGGAGCTCAGATTGCTCCCCCATCTGACGATTGCGGAGAATGTGTTTGTAGGTCGCTGGCCCAAGTCCCGGGGGCAGGTTGATCGCAAGACCATGGAGCGCAAGGCGCAGGAGCAGCTCGAGCGGCTGGGACTTGATCTTCCCGCAAATCGCAAGGTGGAAGGGCTTTCCACCGCCAATCAGCAGCTGGTCGAAATTGCCAAGGCCCTGACGCTCAACGCAAGGCTGCTCATTCTTGACGAACCCACAGCAGCTCTTGGAGACGCCGAAACGGAACTGCTGTTCAAGCAGATCGCCCGCCTCAAGGCTGACGGTGTCGGCATTATCTATATTTCACATCGTCTGGAGGAGATCCGGCGCATTGCTGATCGTATCGTGGTCATGCGCGACGGCGCCAAGGTGCAGGAATTCGACAAGGGCGATGTACCGGTGCGCACCATTGTGGAAAGCATGGTCGGGCGCGAATTGGGGCGGATGTTTCCGCATTTCCCACCCGTTGGCGAAGAGGTCTCCTTTGAGGTGAAAGACCTGACGTCGGCGCTGGGCGCTTTCCATGATGTAAGCTTCAAGGTCTATAAAGGGGAAGTGTTTGGTATTGCTGGTCTGGTTGGGGCCGGGCGCACCGAGCTGGTTCGCGCCATTACCGGAGCTGACCCCATTGCGACCGGGCATGTCTATCTTGATGGCAAGGATGTTACGCCGCGCAGCCCAAGCCAATCTGTTCGCAATGGGATTGTTCTGGTACCGGAAGATCGCAAGCTGCAAGGACTGGTGCTTGAGCACAGCATTTCAGAAAATATCGGATATGCCAACCTGAAGGCGGTTGCGCCGGGCAAATGGGTTAGCAAGAAGGTGCTCGACAGCTTTGCCAATGAAAACATTCGCCGCTTCGGTGTGAAGGGACAAGGGCATCAGAATGCCGATGAAATGTCTGGTGGTAACCAGCAAAAGGTTGTTCTGGCCAAGTGGCTGGCAACAGATCCCAAGGTAGTGGTTCTGGATGAACCAACCCGGGGCATCGATGTCGGCGCACGATCTTCGATTTACGACATCATCGTCGAATTGGCCGAAAAGGGCATTTGCGTGATCGTCGTCAGTTCTGACCTTGAAGAGGTCCTGGGCGTTTCCAATCGAATTCTCGTCATGTCTGACGGAAGACAAGCGGGAATTCTGGATCGTGCAGAAGCAAATGACGTGTCAGTCATGGAACTGGCAACCAGCTAG
- a CDS encoding sugar ABC transporter substrate-binding protein: protein MKLKHSLFAAVAIMATALTPLSSSAAELKKLGLAVANLQANFFNQIKMSVEAYSKEKGLELVIVDAKGDSATQVSQVQDLLTQNIQALIYVPAGAAAAAVPTRLAHAQGVPVINIDRNPDGAPGDTFIASDSVASAKEICNYAFKQVGGKGTMLIVHGQKGTTPEVDRTKGCLEAKEAFPDIKIASEQYSQMWSQDEGFQITQNMLQAHPDATIVWGQADALALGAAQAVKVANLPQKIFVFGFDGDTAALEALRDGVFDATSTQRTQYFGRLAVDSAIKLVAGEEVPKLQLLPATLTTKENVEPFIKDHP from the coding sequence ATGAAACTCAAACATTCCCTGTTTGCTGCTGTAGCCATCATGGCAACAGCCCTGACCCCGCTCAGCAGCTCTGCAGCAGAACTCAAGAAGCTCGGTCTGGCTGTCGCCAACCTTCAGGCCAACTTCTTCAACCAGATCAAAATGTCTGTTGAAGCCTATTCCAAGGAAAAAGGTCTGGAACTGGTCATCGTCGACGCCAAGGGTGATAGCGCAACCCAGGTCAGCCAGGTACAGGATCTGCTCACACAGAATATCCAGGCCCTGATTTATGTTCCCGCAGGTGCCGCAGCCGCTGCTGTGCCAACCCGCCTTGCTCACGCTCAGGGCGTTCCAGTCATCAACATTGACCGCAATCCTGATGGCGCTCCGGGCGATACCTTCATTGCATCCGACTCTGTCGCGTCTGCCAAGGAAATCTGCAACTACGCATTCAAGCAGGTCGGCGGCAAAGGCACCATGCTGATCGTTCATGGCCAGAAAGGCACCACCCCTGAGGTTGACCGCACCAAAGGCTGCCTGGAAGCAAAAGAAGCTTTCCCGGACATCAAGATCGCTTCTGAACAATATAGTCAGATGTGGTCTCAGGACGAAGGCTTCCAGATCACCCAGAACATGCTGCAGGCTCATCCGGATGCAACCATCGTTTGGGGTCAGGCCGACGCCCTTGCTCTTGGCGCAGCGCAGGCTGTGAAAGTTGCCAATCTGCCGCAGAAGATCTTCGTCTTCGGCTTCGATGGTGATACCGCAGCTCTTGAGGCTCTGCGCGACGGGGTCTTTGATGCGACCAGCACGCAGCGCACCCAGTATTTCGGTCGTCTGGCCGTGGATAGCGCCATCAAGCTTGTTGCAGGAGAAGAAGTTCCAAAGTTGCAGTTGCTGCCGGCAACTCTGACCACCAAAGAGAATGTAGAACCGTTCATCAAAGATCATCCTTGA